The following are encoded in a window of Oncorhynchus mykiss isolate Arlee chromosome 11, USDA_OmykA_1.1, whole genome shotgun sequence genomic DNA:
- the LOC100653466 gene encoding Tbx1b (The RefSeq protein has 8 substitutions compared to this genomic sequence), whose protein sequence is MISAISSPWLTQLSHFCDVAAFTTSSLSSLNTSGSYHLSPSPGDPYSQHETHFEPCPAAQHGYNYSGSNPAQAQHSDTGTSNCSSSSSSSTPNSKSLVKKNPKVANINVQLEMKALWDEFNHLGTEMIVTKAGRRMFPTFQVKIFGMDPMADYMLLMDFLPVDDKRYRYAFHSSSWLVAGKADPATPGRVHYHPDSPAKGAQWMKQIVSFDKLKLTNNLLDDNGHIILNSMHRYQPRFHVVYVDPRKDSEKYAEENYKTFVFEETRFTAVTAYQNHRITQLKIASNPFAKGFRDCDPEDWPRNHRPGSLPIMSAFARTRNPMSSPPLQNGSEKEDNRRDYDRDPNGTPIHADPAHQLMSRVLSPALPVQGGLHAVPLTSGRPSPPHDLRIPDGHPLAQDTLHHHPYKYPTSYEHYLGTKTRPSPYPLPGIRGHTYHHHMNPATANMYSTTSAPANYDYGPR, encoded by the exons ATGATTTCAGCAATATCCAGTCCGTGGCTGACGCAGCTGTCCCATTTTTGCGATGTTGCAGCCTTCACGACCAGCAGCCTAAGCAGCCTCAACGCACCGGGGAGTTAccatctctctccgtcccccGGGGACCCCTACAGCCAACATGACACCCACTTTGAGCCATGCCCGGCCGCTCAACACAGCTACAACTACTCGGGGTCGAACCCCGCACAGGCCCAGCAGAGCGACACCGGGTCTTCCAACTGTTCCTCGTCGTCCCCCAGTTCCACACCAAACAGCAAGTCTCTGGTGAAAAAGAACCCTAAGGTGGCCAACATTAACGTTCAGTTGGAGATGAAAGCTTTATGGGATGAATTTAATCATCTGGGAACGGAGATGATCGTTACTAAGGCTGGAAG GCGAATGTTTCCAACATTTCAAGTGAAAATATTTGGAATGGATCCTATGGCAGACTACATGCTGCTAATGGATTTCCTACCAGTCGACGACAAACGATACAG GTATGCTTTTCACAGCTCCTCCTGGCTGGTGGCGGGTAAAGCTGACCCTGCTACTCCCGGGAGAGTTCACTACCACCCGGACTCTCCCGCCAAGGGCGCACAGTGGATGAAGCAGATAGTCTCATTCGATAAACTAAAACTGACTAACAATTTACTGGATGACAATGGACAT ATCATTCTGAACTCAATGCACAGATACCAGCCGAGATTCCACGTCGTCTACGTGGACCCACGCAAAGACAGTGAGAAGTATGCCGAGGAGAATTATAAGACCTTTGTTTTTGAGGAAACACGGTTCACCGCGGTCACAGCGTATCAGAACCACAGG ATAACGCAGCTAAAAATCGCCAGTAATCCTTTCGCAAAAGGCTTCAGGGACTGTGATCCAGAGGACTG GCCCAGGAATCACAGGCCAGGCTCTCTGCCAATTATGAGTGCCTTTGCCAGAACAAGGAATCCAATGTCTTCTCCCCCACTTCAGAACGGCTCAGAGAAAG AGGACAATAGGCGGGACTACGACCGGGACCCCAATGGCACGCCGATACACGCTGACCCCGCCCACCAGCTGATGTCACGTGTCCTCAGCCCTGCCCTCCCCGTCCAAGGAGGCCTCCACGCCGTCCCCCTCACCAGTggccggccaagccctccccacGACCTGCGCATCCCGGACGGCCACCCACTGGCCCAAGACACCCTGCACCACCACCCCTACAAGTACCCCACATCCTACGAACACTACCTGGGGGCTAAGACCCGGCCGTCACCCTACCCCTTACCCGGCATCAGAGGACACacgtaccaccaccacatgaaCCCAGCCACAGCTAACATGTACTCCACAACTAGTGCCCCCGCTAACTATGACTACGGTCCCAGATAA